A window of Corallococcus macrosporus DSM 14697 contains these coding sequences:
- the argG gene encoding argininosuccinate synthase has protein sequence MSNKKNVVLAFSGGLDTAFCTVYLREQGYDVTTVTVDTGGFPPEQLERIAALARQLGAVEHVTVDARDTLFQGYLRYLIAGNVLRGQVYPLSVSAERACQAVEVVRVAREKGVQALAHGSTGAGNDQVRFDVAFRSLAPELELLTPIRTLSLSRQQELSYLAERGVHMPPKLGAYSVNEGMWGTSVGGAETLDSWRALPEAAFPGGELPADLKPRPLTIGFEKGVPVSLDGEKLGPVKLVEALNALGRTYGIGRGVHLGDTILGIKGRVGFEAPAAHLLVTAHRELEKLVLSGKQLFWKESMGNLYGSLLHEGHFFDPLVKDLEAFLTSSQERVTGEVRLVLHARTQVVEGVRSPHSLMDAKVATYGEANVLWNGSEAAGFAKLYGVAQMLSHRAK, from the coding sequence ATGAGCAACAAGAAGAACGTGGTGCTGGCCTTCTCCGGCGGACTCGACACCGCTTTCTGCACCGTCTACCTGCGCGAGCAGGGCTACGACGTCACCACCGTCACCGTGGACACCGGCGGCTTCCCGCCCGAGCAGTTGGAGCGCATCGCCGCGCTGGCCAGGCAGTTGGGCGCGGTGGAGCACGTGACGGTGGACGCGCGCGACACGCTCTTCCAGGGCTACCTGCGCTACCTCATCGCCGGCAACGTGCTGCGCGGCCAGGTCTACCCCCTGAGCGTGTCCGCGGAGCGGGCCTGCCAGGCGGTGGAGGTCGTCCGCGTGGCGCGCGAGAAGGGCGTCCAGGCGCTGGCGCACGGCAGCACGGGCGCGGGCAATGACCAGGTGCGCTTCGACGTGGCCTTCCGCTCGCTGGCGCCGGAGCTGGAGCTGCTCACGCCCATCCGCACGCTGTCCCTCAGCCGCCAGCAGGAGCTGTCCTACCTGGCCGAGCGCGGCGTCCACATGCCCCCGAAGCTGGGCGCCTACTCCGTCAACGAGGGCATGTGGGGCACCTCCGTGGGCGGCGCCGAGACGCTGGACTCCTGGAGGGCGCTGCCCGAGGCGGCCTTCCCCGGCGGCGAGCTGCCCGCGGACTTGAAGCCCCGCCCGCTCACCATTGGCTTCGAGAAGGGCGTCCCCGTGTCGCTGGACGGCGAGAAGCTGGGCCCCGTGAAGCTGGTGGAGGCGCTCAACGCGCTGGGGCGCACCTACGGCATCGGCCGGGGCGTGCACCTGGGGGACACGATTCTGGGCATCAAGGGCCGGGTGGGCTTCGAGGCGCCGGCGGCGCACCTGCTCGTCACGGCGCACCGCGAGCTGGAGAAGCTGGTGCTCTCCGGCAAGCAGCTCTTCTGGAAGGAGTCGATGGGCAACCTCTACGGCTCGCTGCTGCACGAGGGCCACTTCTTCGACCCGCTGGTGAAGGACCTGGAGGCGTTCCTCACCTCGTCGCAGGAGCGCGTGACGGGTGAGGTGCGGCTGGTGCTGCACGCGCGCACCCAGGTGGTGGAGGGCGTGCGCTCGCCGCACTCGCTGATGGACGCGAAGGTGGCGACGTACGGAGAGGCCAACGTGTTGTGGAACGGCTCGGAAGCCGCGGGCTTCGCCAAGCTGTACGGCGTCGCGCAGATGCTCTCGCATCGCGCGAAGTGA
- the argB gene encoding acetylglutamate kinase: MPLSPDPYSALRNAAKYVQQFRRKTFVVKLGGAMLSDPRLRRAACEQIALLWTFSIRPVVVHGGGPELDTLCDALHLPVEKVAGRRVTSAPVLDAAKMVLAGKLHTDLLADLQAAGVPAVGLSGVDAGLIKARKRPPVMVTEAGATEGRLVDYGLVGDIEQVDTRVVEHLRSADYVPVIAPLSGGADGAVYNTNADTVAAALAVALSAEKLFFLVQVPGLLKNVSDPSSLVTLANLTDLATMESTGAISGGMKPKAHAIRHALVGGVGSVHLVSGVQPNALLEEVFTNEGSGTMVVRENANKPAGAVG, encoded by the coding sequence GTGCCCCTTTCGCCCGACCCCTACTCCGCGCTTCGCAACGCGGCGAAGTACGTGCAGCAGTTCCGCCGCAAGACGTTCGTGGTGAAGCTCGGCGGCGCCATGCTGAGCGACCCGCGCCTGCGCCGCGCCGCCTGCGAGCAGATCGCCCTGCTGTGGACCTTCTCCATCCGCCCCGTCGTGGTGCACGGCGGCGGCCCGGAGCTGGACACGCTGTGTGACGCCCTCCACCTGCCGGTGGAGAAGGTGGCGGGCCGCCGCGTCACCTCCGCGCCCGTGCTGGACGCGGCGAAGATGGTGCTCGCGGGCAAGCTGCACACGGACCTGCTGGCGGACCTCCAGGCGGCGGGCGTGCCCGCGGTGGGCCTGAGCGGCGTGGACGCCGGCCTCATCAAGGCGCGCAAGCGCCCGCCCGTGATGGTGACGGAGGCAGGCGCCACCGAGGGCAGGCTGGTGGACTACGGCCTGGTGGGCGACATCGAGCAGGTGGACACCCGCGTGGTGGAGCACCTGCGCTCGGCGGACTACGTGCCCGTCATCGCCCCGCTGTCGGGCGGCGCGGACGGCGCCGTGTACAACACCAACGCGGACACCGTGGCCGCGGCGCTCGCGGTGGCGCTGTCCGCCGAGAAGCTCTTCTTCCTGGTCCAGGTCCCGGGCCTGCTGAAGAACGTGAGCGACCCGTCGTCGCTCGTCACGCTGGCCAACCTCACGGACCTGGCCACCATGGAGAGCACCGGCGCCATCTCCGGCGGCATGAAGCCCAAGGCGCACGCCATCCGGCACGCGCTGGTGGGCGGCGTGGGCAGCGTGCACCTCGTCAGCGGCGTGCAGCCCAACGCGCTCCTGGAGGAGGTCTTCACCAACGAGGGCAGCGGCACCATGGTCGTGCGGGAGAACGCCAACAAGCCCGCCGGGGCGGTGGGATGA
- the argH gene encoding argininosuccinate lyase — protein MAETLWGKGLPLDAAIHRFTVGNDPVVDLSLAPHDALGSAAHARMLARVGLLKDAEAQALVTALKALHDEARAGTFVIRPEQEDGHTALEAALVERVGEPGKRIHLGRSRNDQVQLALRLLLREEVLTLGARTAELAGAFLDFAQAHADVALPGYTHLRRAMPSTFGLWGMAFAEGLLEELEALRGVWARLDRCPLGAAAGFGVPLPIDREYVAALLGFSRVQRSPIDVQNGRGRHESAVLGWACSVAGTLEKWLWDVQLYSMDEFGFLGLPDAYTTGSSIMPQKKNPDVVELARGRCRELRGLAHQVEAIAGGLPSSYHRDFQLLKSPTLTALGSTRELLDVLTRLVPALQVKADAAARASDDTLYAAHHAYALVAQGQAFRDAYKQVGRELAEGTFHPDRGALTATHLGGAGNLGLPQAREELAAARAWLDETHRSVAEAAGRVWTV, from the coding sequence GTGGCTGAGACGCTGTGGGGCAAGGGCCTTCCCCTGGACGCGGCCATCCACCGCTTCACCGTGGGCAACGACCCGGTGGTGGACCTGTCGCTGGCGCCGCATGACGCGCTCGGCTCGGCCGCGCACGCGCGGATGCTGGCGCGCGTGGGCCTGCTGAAGGACGCGGAGGCCCAGGCCCTGGTGACGGCGCTCAAGGCGCTGCACGACGAGGCCCGCGCGGGGACGTTCGTCATCCGGCCCGAGCAGGAGGACGGCCACACCGCCCTGGAGGCGGCGCTGGTGGAGCGCGTGGGCGAGCCGGGCAAGCGCATCCACCTGGGGCGCTCCCGCAACGACCAGGTGCAGCTCGCCCTGCGCCTGCTGCTGCGCGAGGAGGTGCTCACGCTGGGCGCGCGGACCGCCGAGCTAGCGGGGGCCTTCCTGGACTTCGCCCAGGCGCACGCGGACGTGGCGCTGCCGGGCTACACGCACCTGCGCCGGGCCATGCCGTCCACCTTCGGCCTGTGGGGCATGGCCTTCGCGGAGGGGCTGCTGGAGGAGCTGGAGGCGCTGCGAGGCGTGTGGGCGAGGCTGGACCGCTGCCCGCTGGGCGCGGCGGCGGGCTTCGGCGTGCCGCTGCCCATCGACCGGGAGTACGTGGCGGCGCTGCTCGGTTTCTCGCGCGTGCAGCGCAGCCCCATCGACGTGCAGAACGGACGCGGCCGTCACGAGTCCGCGGTGCTGGGCTGGGCCTGCTCGGTGGCGGGCACGCTGGAGAAGTGGCTCTGGGACGTGCAGCTCTACAGCATGGACGAGTTCGGCTTCCTCGGGCTGCCGGACGCGTACACCACGGGCTCGTCCATCATGCCGCAGAAGAAGAACCCGGACGTGGTGGAGCTGGCGCGCGGCCGGTGCCGCGAGCTGCGCGGGCTGGCGCACCAGGTGGAGGCCATCGCCGGCGGCCTGCCCTCCAGCTACCACCGCGACTTCCAGCTCCTGAAGTCCCCCACCCTGACGGCGCTGGGCTCCACGCGCGAGCTGCTGGACGTGCTCACCCGGCTGGTGCCGGCGCTCCAGGTGAAGGCGGACGCGGCGGCGCGCGCCAGCGACGACACGCTGTACGCCGCGCACCACGCCTACGCCCTGGTGGCCCAGGGGCAGGCCTTCCGCGACGCCTACAAGCAGGTGGGCCGCGAGCTGGCGGAGGGAACGTTCCATCCAGACCGCGGCGCCCTGACGGCCACCCACCTGGGTGGCGCCGGCAACCTGGGCCTGCCCCAGGCCCGGGAGGAGCTGGCCGCCGCGCGCGCCTGGCTCGATGAGACACACCGCTCGGTGGCCGAGGCCGCCGGGCGCGTCTGGACGGTTTGA
- the argC gene encoding N-acetyl-gamma-glutamyl-phosphate reductase, protein MTQVNIYILGASGFGGGELLRILTHHPAVASIRAVSRHHAGEPIHKVHPHLRGLVEGRFEAEPDWKWLADCQQPVVFSALGHGELAKQFSGLEKQWAEAGIAERLLLIDLSSDFRLDHPGRYAGAYGRPHPSPELLGTFTYGLTEWKRDAVKTAKRIANPGCFATAVQLALLPIASTPGLGLLAVSGVTGSSGSGSLPGEGTHHPTRAHDFRAYKPLEHQHEAEVEVMLVAHGAQRHRLAFVPHSAPMVRGIFATVQFEWPEHGGAVVTASLMERYRRYYEGSRFVRIVEGTPRIAAVAGSNFCDIAVATKGRSVAVMAALDNLVKGMAGQAVQNLNVALGLPEDTALRQAACYP, encoded by the coding sequence ATGACGCAGGTCAACATCTACATCCTGGGTGCCTCCGGCTTCGGCGGCGGCGAGCTCTTGCGCATCCTCACCCACCACCCCGCGGTGGCCAGCATCCGCGCGGTGTCGCGGCACCACGCCGGCGAGCCCATCCACAAGGTGCACCCGCACCTGCGCGGCCTGGTGGAGGGCCGCTTCGAGGCGGAGCCCGACTGGAAGTGGCTGGCGGACTGCCAGCAGCCCGTCGTCTTCAGCGCGCTGGGCCACGGCGAGCTGGCCAAACAGTTCTCGGGCCTGGAGAAGCAGTGGGCGGAGGCCGGCATCGCCGAGCGCCTGCTGCTCATCGACCTGTCCTCCGACTTCCGGCTGGACCACCCGGGCCGCTACGCGGGCGCCTACGGCCGGCCCCACCCCTCCCCGGAGCTGCTGGGCACCTTCACCTACGGCCTCACCGAGTGGAAGCGTGACGCGGTGAAGACGGCGAAGCGCATCGCCAACCCGGGCTGCTTCGCCACGGCGGTGCAGCTCGCGCTGCTGCCCATCGCCTCCACGCCGGGCCTGGGGCTGCTGGCGGTGTCCGGCGTCACGGGCTCGTCCGGCTCCGGCTCGCTGCCGGGCGAGGGCACGCACCACCCGACGCGCGCGCACGACTTCCGCGCCTACAAGCCGCTGGAGCACCAGCACGAGGCCGAGGTGGAGGTCATGCTGGTGGCCCACGGCGCGCAGCGGCACCGGCTGGCCTTCGTGCCGCACTCGGCGCCCATGGTGCGCGGCATCTTCGCCACCGTGCAGTTCGAGTGGCCGGAGCACGGCGGCGCGGTGGTGACGGCGTCGCTGATGGAGCGCTACCGCCGCTACTACGAGGGCTCCAGGTTCGTGCGCATCGTGGAGGGCACGCCGCGCATCGCCGCGGTGGCCGGCAGCAACTTCTGCGACATCGCGGTGGCCACCAAGGGCCGCTCGGTGGCCGTCATGGCCGCGCTGGACAACCTGGTGAAGGGCATGGCCGGCCAGGCGGTGCAGAACCTCAATGTCGCCCTGGGGCTGCCGGAAGACACGGCGCTGCGCCAGGCCGCGTGCTACCCGTAG
- a CDS encoding DUF1611 domain-containing protein — MKVFVDKVGSVTRNLGLGRTVHLSSEVKAEEGAVVAVRIHGEKSNYNQLEDVHGRLVTLHAGDIVVGALGHRNALHGYEGVVPASVTVGERLHVLNMGGVIGKCTSHNHGVGLPFEAEVLGQVLEFPELMSRTGQPAHVSSGALKGTAAPVKCPVVYVVGTCMNAGKTFAAAAMVRKLAQAGFRVGGAKLTGVSLMRDTLSMQDSGADVVMDFTDAGIVCTGPRTGARVARVLFSELAAENVDVIVAETGDGIMGEYGVQGILADPELKSLAGAWVLCANDPVGASGGVRHLREAYGIDVDVVAGPATDNAVGVRFVEQVVGIPARNARADAAALGGLILEKLAPKLGAGRKS; from the coding sequence ATGAAGGTTTTCGTCGACAAGGTGGGCAGCGTCACCCGCAACCTCGGCCTGGGCCGGACGGTCCACCTCTCCTCCGAGGTGAAGGCCGAGGAAGGCGCCGTGGTGGCCGTGCGCATCCACGGAGAGAAGAGCAACTACAACCAGCTCGAGGACGTGCACGGGCGCCTGGTGACGCTGCACGCCGGTGACATCGTCGTGGGCGCGCTGGGCCACCGCAACGCGCTGCACGGCTACGAGGGCGTGGTGCCGGCGAGCGTCACGGTGGGCGAGCGGCTGCACGTGCTCAACATGGGCGGCGTCATCGGCAAGTGCACCTCGCACAACCACGGCGTGGGCCTGCCCTTCGAGGCGGAGGTGCTGGGCCAGGTGCTGGAGTTCCCGGAGCTGATGTCGCGCACCGGGCAGCCGGCGCACGTGTCCTCCGGCGCGCTGAAGGGCACCGCGGCGCCGGTGAAGTGCCCCGTCGTCTACGTGGTGGGCACCTGCATGAACGCGGGCAAGACGTTCGCCGCGGCGGCCATGGTGCGCAAGCTGGCGCAGGCGGGCTTCCGCGTGGGCGGCGCCAAGCTGACGGGCGTGTCGCTGATGCGGGACACGCTGAGCATGCAGGACTCCGGCGCGGACGTGGTGATGGACTTCACGGACGCGGGCATCGTCTGCACGGGCCCCCGCACGGGCGCGCGCGTGGCGCGGGTGCTCTTCTCCGAGCTGGCGGCGGAGAACGTGGACGTCATCGTCGCGGAGACGGGCGACGGCATCATGGGCGAGTACGGCGTGCAGGGCATCCTCGCCGACCCGGAGCTCAAGAGCCTGGCGGGCGCGTGGGTGCTGTGCGCCAACGACCCGGTGGGCGCCTCCGGCGGCGTGCGCCACCTGCGCGAGGCGTACGGCATCGACGTGGACGTGGTGGCCGGCCCGGCCACGGACAACGCCGTGGGCGTGCGCTTCGTGGAGCAGGTGGTGGGCATCCCCGCCCGCAACGCCCGCGCGGACGCGGCGGCGCTGGGCGGACTCATCCTGGAAAAGCTCGCCCCCAAGCTGGGCGCGGGGAGGAAGTCATGA
- a CDS encoding patatin-like phospholipase family protein: MSLSGGGYRAAAFHLGSLRLLDTVGLLPDVVGLSTVSGGTLTGMAWVTSQLEGKAFSEFHASYASYLKRTNVIAEALTGLTSNRDHGSQAWASLIRSASDIYARPDFLGDRRLGEVLDSDRVQLQEAIFNTTEFHTGLDFRFRRSDKPGALLGNNGYRVPRAVGQHVRLADIAAASSCFPGGFEPLVFPQQFHWPQAFPLDAAEQELGPRFQGGLPLMDGGIYDNQGIDSLMLAYGASEAPPTLIISDVSTQDPRMYDVPENPTKRGWVTLNGVSWMAYGLFALTLASAAILGWRGFETVSQGAWKPADAFLYLIPGVLTAAVATALVWGRARLDDVLALLKRQMDLDVWPSFKKLTVLEFAQMLVLRATSLVALTSKVFMKRVRGLVFAQLYQDRRFEHRRVSNLITALTVDRPHLFEKHPWLKPGPHLVALGTQACGMPTTLWFTEDSQFTTVESAGAATLCYALLRHIVEHRAGEYEAPGQPLNALYERLRQEWAVLNQERAQPQVQQPAAA; this comes from the coding sequence TTGTCCCTCTCGGGTGGAGGCTACCGCGCGGCGGCCTTCCATCTGGGCTCCCTGCGGCTGCTGGACACGGTGGGGCTGCTCCCCGACGTGGTCGGCCTGTCCACCGTGTCTGGAGGCACCCTCACGGGGATGGCGTGGGTGACGAGCCAACTGGAGGGCAAGGCGTTCAGCGAGTTCCACGCCAGCTACGCCAGCTATCTCAAGCGGACGAACGTCATCGCCGAGGCGCTGACGGGCCTGACGTCGAACCGCGACCACGGCAGTCAGGCCTGGGCCAGCCTCATCCGCTCCGCATCGGACATCTACGCGCGGCCCGACTTCCTGGGGGACCGGCGGCTGGGCGAGGTCCTGGATTCAGACCGCGTGCAGTTGCAGGAAGCCATCTTCAACACCACCGAGTTCCACACCGGCCTGGACTTCCGCTTCCGCCGCAGCGACAAGCCCGGCGCGCTGCTGGGGAACAACGGCTACCGGGTGCCTCGCGCGGTGGGGCAGCACGTCCGGCTGGCGGACATCGCGGCCGCGTCGTCCTGCTTCCCCGGCGGCTTCGAGCCGCTCGTGTTCCCCCAGCAGTTCCACTGGCCCCAGGCCTTCCCGCTCGACGCGGCGGAGCAGGAGCTGGGGCCGAGGTTCCAGGGCGGCCTGCCGCTGATGGACGGCGGCATCTACGACAACCAGGGCATCGACAGCCTGATGCTGGCGTACGGCGCCTCCGAAGCTCCGCCCACGCTCATCATCTCCGACGTGAGCACGCAGGACCCCCGGATGTATGACGTCCCGGAGAACCCGACGAAGCGGGGCTGGGTGACGCTCAATGGCGTCTCATGGATGGCGTATGGCTTGTTCGCGCTGACGCTGGCCTCCGCGGCCATCCTCGGGTGGCGCGGCTTCGAGACTGTGAGCCAGGGCGCGTGGAAGCCCGCCGACGCCTTCCTGTACCTCATCCCCGGCGTGCTGACCGCGGCGGTGGCCACGGCGCTGGTCTGGGGGCGGGCGCGGCTCGATGACGTCCTGGCGCTGCTCAAGCGGCAGATGGACCTGGATGTCTGGCCTTCATTCAAGAAGCTCACGGTGCTGGAGTTCGCGCAGATGCTCGTCCTGCGCGCCACGTCGCTGGTGGCGTTGACGTCGAAGGTGTTCATGAAGCGCGTGCGCGGCCTGGTGTTCGCCCAGCTCTATCAAGACCGCCGCTTCGAGCACCGGCGCGTGTCCAACCTCATCACCGCGCTCACGGTGGACCGGCCCCACCTGTTCGAGAAGCACCCCTGGCTCAAGCCTGGCCCGCACCTGGTGGCGCTGGGCACGCAGGCCTGCGGGATGCCCACCACGCTCTGGTTCACGGAGGACAGCCAGTTCACCACCGTGGAGTCCGCGGGCGCGGCGACCCTGTGCTACGCGCTGCTGCGCCACATCGTCGAACACCGCGCCGGCGAGTACGAAGCGCCGGGCCAGCCGCTCAACGCCCTCTATGAACGGCTGCGCCAGGAGTGGGCGGTGCTCAACCAGGAGCGCGCCCAGCCTCAGGTCCAGCAGCCCGCGGCTGCCTGA
- a CDS encoding Na+/H+ antiporter: protein MHFELAFVLIFAIATAVAIAARYFKFPYTVALVVAGVLLGAFKAFEPPHLTKDLLFAIILPGLLFEAAFHVEFRKFWKNKLAIHALAIPGLVASAALTAYILTQVVEGLDFVHGFGMLSALVFASVIVSTDPIAVVALFKSLGAPKRLLLLVEGESLLNDGAAVVLFTLIVAVAMGGEFTVGGAMSNFVKVFGMGVLVGSAVGYGVAQVIKRVDDAMVEITLTVIAAYGSFVIAEHFHYSGVIATVVAGMLCGNWATHQGMSPATRIAVASFWEYLAFALNSVVFLLIGLEVNLGSLMASWKPILVAYVVVLVARAVVVYGVSALLRFTSERMPWAWSAVLTWSGLRGAISMVLVLGLPPDFAHRELLVNMTFGVVVLSIVFQGLTMAPLLRKLRITGLKDEFQEQYELARGRLGAIHAALAALEAMRRSREIPADVVTQLEKDYQEKETVAEKELADLKQQSMRFHEEEHQEAVRRVLMVEKASLLKAYQSATIGKEAFAELSAELDERIAAADAAENHVPSEENAAVAPGAASA from the coding sequence ATGCACTTCGAGTTGGCCTTCGTACTGATATTCGCCATCGCGACCGCCGTGGCCATCGCCGCGCGGTACTTCAAGTTCCCCTATACGGTTGCCCTGGTCGTCGCGGGCGTGCTGTTGGGTGCCTTCAAGGCGTTCGAGCCGCCGCACCTCACGAAGGACCTGCTCTTCGCCATCATCCTCCCGGGCCTGCTCTTCGAAGCGGCGTTCCACGTCGAGTTCCGCAAGTTCTGGAAGAACAAGTTGGCCATCCACGCGCTGGCCATTCCGGGCCTGGTGGCCTCGGCGGCGCTCACCGCGTACATCCTGACGCAGGTGGTGGAGGGGCTGGACTTCGTCCACGGCTTCGGGATGCTGTCCGCGCTGGTGTTCGCGTCGGTCATCGTGTCCACGGACCCCATCGCCGTGGTGGCGCTCTTCAAGTCGCTGGGCGCGCCCAAGCGGCTGCTGCTCCTCGTGGAGGGCGAGAGCCTGCTGAACGACGGCGCGGCGGTCGTGCTCTTCACGCTCATCGTCGCGGTGGCCATGGGTGGCGAGTTCACGGTGGGCGGCGCCATGTCGAACTTCGTCAAGGTCTTCGGCATGGGCGTGCTCGTGGGCAGCGCGGTGGGCTACGGCGTCGCGCAGGTCATCAAGCGCGTGGACGACGCGATGGTGGAAATCACCCTCACGGTCATCGCGGCCTACGGCTCCTTCGTCATCGCCGAGCACTTCCACTATTCGGGCGTCATCGCGACGGTGGTGGCCGGCATGCTGTGCGGCAACTGGGCCACGCACCAGGGCATGAGCCCCGCCACCCGCATCGCGGTGGCCAGCTTCTGGGAGTACCTGGCCTTCGCGCTCAACTCCGTGGTGTTCCTCCTCATCGGGCTGGAGGTGAACCTCGGCTCGCTGATGGCGTCGTGGAAGCCCATCCTCGTGGCCTACGTGGTGGTGCTGGTCGCCCGCGCCGTCGTCGTCTACGGCGTGTCCGCGCTGCTGCGCTTCACCTCGGAGCGGATGCCGTGGGCCTGGAGCGCGGTGCTCACCTGGAGCGGGCTGCGCGGCGCCATCTCCATGGTGCTGGTGCTCGGTCTCCCGCCGGACTTCGCGCACCGCGAGCTGCTGGTGAACATGACGTTCGGCGTGGTGGTGCTCTCCATCGTCTTCCAGGGCCTCACCATGGCGCCGCTCCTGCGCAAGCTGCGCATCACCGGCCTCAAGGACGAGTTCCAGGAGCAGTACGAGCTGGCCCGGGGCCGCCTGGGCGCCATCCACGCCGCGCTCGCGGCCCTGGAAGCCATGCGCCGCAGCCGGGAGATTCCGGCCGACGTGGTGACGCAGCTCGAGAAGGACTACCAGGAGAAGGAGACCGTCGCCGAGAAGGAGCTGGCGGACCTCAAGCAGCAGTCGATGCGCTTCCACGAAGAAGAGCACCAGGAGGCCGTCCGGCGCGTCCTCATGGTGGAGAAGGCGTCCCTGCTCAAGGCCTACCAGTCCGCCACCATTGGCAAGGAGGCCTTCGCGGAGCTGTCGGCGGAGCTGGATGAGCGCATCGCCGCCGCGGACGCCGCGGAGAACCATGTCCCCTCGGAGGAGAACGCGGCGGTTGCGCCTGGCGCCGCGAGCGCCTGA
- a CDS encoding M20/M25/M40 family metallo-hydrolase, producing the protein MKAAELLQALVAIPSVSGDEGRIADTVSGWAEGWGARVQRQGHNVWFSVGSGPRRLLVNSHLDTVKPCAGWTYEPHAPVWREDRLYGLGSNDAKGCVTGMLLAAKALLTEGPPADAEVVFAFTAEEETGGQGLGTLLPALGPLDAAIVGEPTSLKPCTAQRGMLLLRCTAHGKSAHVAHAHTTEAVNAIHLAAADIAVLAGLRFAPHPLLGEARAQVTQVSGGLARNQVPDRCEFFVDLRTTPGMEHALVARQVAAALKSEVKVHSERYLPKATPSEQPIVRAAVAASGAQPVGSSTASDWAFLGDLPAVKVGPGDTLRSHLADEFITRAELEAGAAFYTQLVRGYFEEVARG; encoded by the coding sequence ATGAAGGCGGCGGAGCTGCTCCAGGCGCTGGTGGCCATCCCCAGCGTGTCGGGTGACGAGGGCCGCATCGCGGACACCGTGTCCGGGTGGGCGGAGGGCTGGGGCGCGCGCGTCCAGCGGCAGGGCCACAACGTGTGGTTCTCCGTGGGGAGCGGGCCGCGCCGGCTGCTCGTCAACTCGCACCTGGACACGGTGAAGCCGTGCGCCGGGTGGACGTACGAGCCCCACGCGCCCGTGTGGCGCGAGGACCGCCTGTACGGCCTGGGCAGCAACGACGCCAAGGGCTGCGTGACGGGCATGCTGCTCGCCGCCAAGGCCCTGCTCACCGAAGGTCCGCCCGCGGACGCCGAGGTGGTGTTCGCCTTCACCGCGGAGGAGGAGACGGGAGGTCAGGGCCTGGGCACCCTGCTGCCGGCGCTGGGGCCGCTGGACGCCGCCATCGTCGGCGAGCCCACCAGCCTCAAGCCCTGCACCGCCCAGCGCGGCATGCTGCTGCTGCGCTGCACCGCGCACGGCAAGAGCGCGCACGTGGCGCACGCGCACACGACGGAGGCCGTCAACGCCATCCACCTTGCGGCGGCGGACATCGCGGTGCTGGCCGGGCTGCGCTTCGCGCCCCACCCGCTCCTGGGCGAGGCCCGGGCGCAGGTGACGCAGGTGTCGGGGGGCCTTGCGCGCAACCAGGTGCCGGACCGGTGCGAGTTCTTCGTGGACCTGCGCACCACGCCGGGCATGGAGCACGCGCTGGTGGCGCGGCAGGTGGCCGCCGCGCTGAAGAGCGAGGTGAAGGTCCACTCGGAGCGCTACCTGCCGAAGGCGACGCCTTCGGAGCAGCCCATCGTCCGCGCGGCGGTGGCCGCCTCCGGCGCGCAGCCGGTGGGCTCCAGCACGGCGTCGGACTGGGCCTTCCTGGGGGACCTCCCCGCGGTGAAGGTGGGCCCGGGCGACACGCTGCGCAGCCACCTGGCGGACGAGTTCATCACCCGCGCGGAGCTGGAAGCCGGCGCCGCCTTCTACACGCAGCTCGTTCGGGGTTACTTCGAGGAGGTGGCGCGTGGCTGA
- a CDS encoding TVP38/TMEM64 family protein — MSRHPRSKGGRLSAGLKRIGPLCISMGLLVGLRLLGPQYLDQQTLSEWLRPLGALAPVAFILLLAVRPVTLLPGQLFTAVGGILFGMAMGTAYALVGTLLATGLIHFLARRLGRKPMRRLAGDKHPVFQRAAREHGFQLGFLACVNSVIPADVMLATASASGARYGPLALGAVVGTLPGTLLTALFGSSLGQGKTWMTAVSAAGMVVSLLLGLVLGRKLMRELLAKEAPASRDRPGRARPGPESARPTGSTRPGAAPCLPAAPGRH; from the coding sequence ATGTCCAGGCACCCCCGCTCCAAGGGAGGACGGCTGAGCGCGGGTCTCAAGCGCATCGGGCCCCTCTGCATCTCCATGGGCCTGCTCGTGGGCCTGCGCCTGTTGGGGCCGCAGTACCTGGATCAACAGACACTGTCGGAGTGGCTCCGGCCGCTGGGCGCGCTGGCGCCCGTGGCCTTCATCCTGCTGCTCGCGGTGCGGCCGGTGACGCTGCTGCCCGGCCAGCTCTTCACGGCGGTGGGCGGCATCCTCTTCGGCATGGCCATGGGCACGGCCTATGCGCTCGTCGGCACGCTGCTGGCCACCGGCCTCATCCACTTCCTGGCGCGCAGGCTGGGCCGCAAGCCCATGCGGCGGCTGGCCGGGGACAAGCACCCGGTGTTCCAGCGCGCGGCGCGCGAGCACGGGTTCCAGCTCGGCTTCCTCGCCTGCGTCAACTCGGTGATTCCCGCGGACGTGATGCTGGCGACGGCGTCCGCGTCAGGCGCTCGCTATGGTCCGCTGGCGCTGGGGGCCGTGGTGGGCACCCTCCCCGGGACGCTCTTGACGGCGCTCTTCGGCAGCTCGCTGGGGCAGGGGAAGACGTGGATGACGGCCGTGTCCGCCGCCGGCATGGTGGTGAGCCTGCTGCTCGGGCTGGTGCTGGGGCGCAAGCTGATGCGGGAGCTGCTCGCGAAGGAGGCGCCCGCTTCGCGCGACAGGCCCGGGCGCGCACGCCCGGGCCCGGAGAGCGCGCGGCCTACGGGTAGCACGCGGCCTGGCGCAGCGCCGTGTCTTCCGGCAGCCCCAGGGCGACATTGA